From a region of the uncultured Desulfatiglans sp. genome:
- a CDS encoding hypothetical protein (Evidence 5 : Unknown function) translates to MNHRGEQKDRDRDSQRNPEAPLEIGYHVCVVVSSAAMGMMFLVFSVGLTFSVVFVGFAFIGSA, encoded by the coding sequence TTGAATCATCGGGGAGAGCAGAAGGATAGGGATCGAGACAGCCAAAGAAATCCAGAAGCGCCGCTTGAAATCGGCTACCATGTGTGCGTGGTGGTCAGCTCCGCCGCCATGGGAATGATGTTTCTGGTGTTCAGCGTGGGCCTTACCTTTAGTGTTGTTTTTGTGGGTTTCGCCTTTATCGGGAGCGCCTGA
- the pcoB gene encoding Copper resistance protein B, with amino-acid sequence MRKGGIGMKSIKRAWRICFFLCLLPLACLAADEGPGKAGGHFPADYRSPAAPPPAGKDIRKYAVDAQSGPQENFGLQPIHDNEMFAVFKADRLEYQSNEGDGLLLWDMKAWAGSDYDKLYLKSEGVWLTDEEAFEEVQAELLYSRNIATFWDLQLGLRHDFEPEPSRSYGAFGFQGLAPYWFELDATAYLSTHGDLSADLELEYDLLLTQRLILQPRLETMVAAHEVAEYGIGQGINHIELGLRLRYEIRREFAPYIGVSWNRKLGETADLAEAEGETTEVVSFVAGVKLWF; translated from the coding sequence ATGAGAAAAGGCGGGATCGGAATGAAGAGCATAAAAAGAGCGTGGCGGATATGTTTCTTTCTGTGCCTTCTGCCCCTTGCATGCCTGGCCGCGGATGAAGGCCCGGGGAAAGCTGGAGGCCATTTTCCCGCTGATTACCGCTCGCCCGCAGCCCCTCCCCCGGCCGGCAAGGACATCCGGAAATATGCCGTCGATGCGCAATCCGGCCCGCAGGAGAACTTCGGTCTTCAGCCCATCCACGACAACGAGATGTTCGCTGTCTTCAAGGCGGACCGCCTGGAGTACCAGAGCAACGAAGGTGACGGGCTGCTTCTCTGGGACATGAAGGCCTGGGCCGGTTCGGATTACGACAAGCTCTACCTCAAGAGCGAAGGGGTCTGGCTGACAGACGAGGAGGCGTTCGAGGAGGTCCAAGCGGAGCTGCTCTACAGCCGCAACATCGCCACCTTTTGGGACCTGCAGCTCGGTCTCCGCCATGACTTCGAACCGGAGCCAAGCCGCAGCTACGGCGCCTTCGGCTTCCAGGGCCTGGCGCCTTACTGGTTCGAGCTGGACGCGACGGCCTACCTCAGTACCCACGGCGACCTCTCGGCCGATCTCGAGTTGGAATACGATCTGCTCCTCACCCAGCGGCTGATCCTGCAGCCGCGCCTCGAGACCATGGTCGCCGCCCATGAGGTCGCGGAGTACGGGATCGGCCAGGGCATCAACCACATCGAGCTGGGGCTCCGGCTGCGATACGAGATACGGCGGGAATTCGCTCCTTACATCGGTGTTTCCTGGAACCGCAAGCTCGGGGAGACGGCGGACCTGGCGGAGGCCGAAGGGGAGACAACGGAGGTCGTCTCCTTTGTGGCGGGCGTGAAGCTATGGTTTTGA
- a CDS encoding conserved hypothetical protein (Evidence 4 : Unknown function but conserved in other organisms): MDQTTMRKWHRSIGIIIALFIIFQAGSGLLITISEFESTPAHSSEGHEHDGIGDRASSWHTVLGWIHHGSGGLMSLYRILLGLGLLAQTVIGTMIFFDIRRRTRPR, encoded by the coding sequence ATGGATCAAACCACCATGAGAAAATGGCACCGCAGCATCGGCATCATCATTGCCCTGTTCATCATTTTTCAGGCCGGTAGCGGTCTGCTGATTACGATTTCAGAGTTCGAATCTACGCCTGCTCACAGCAGTGAAGGGCACGAGCATGATGGGATAGGGGACAGGGCTTCGTCTTGGCACACAGTGCTCGGATGGATACATCACGGCAGCGGGGGTTTGATGAGTCTGTATCGCATTCTGTTGGGCCTAGGGCTTCTCGCTCAGACGGTTATCGGCACCATGATATTTTTCGATATCCGGCGCCGTACAAGACCAAGATAA
- a CDS encoding hypothetical protein (Evidence 5 : Unknown function), with protein sequence MSYHLMKLFSFHPEMAFLANLGVNRHVCLCGDLQVASAQTLDSLDMAKNAHFRIGN encoded by the coding sequence ATGTCTTATCATCTCATGAAGCTATTTAGTTTCCATCCGGAAATGGCCTTTTTGGCCAATCTCGGCGTCAATCGGCACGTTTGCTTGTGCGGCGACCTGCAGGTCGCCTCCGCGCAAACACTTGATTCCCTTGATATGGCCAAAAATGCTCATTTCCGGATTGGAAACTGA
- a CDS encoding hypothetical protein (Evidence 5 : Unknown function), with translation MLAIVALGNQPTMNISINPIAISHHSGLET, from the coding sequence ATGCTGGCGATCGTGGCACTAGGCAACCAACCGACGATGAATATTTCGATCAATCCCATTGCCATCTCCCACCATTCCGGACTGGAAACTTAG
- the copA gene encoding Copper resistance protein A, with protein MHQNGHMTRRRFMQATGAGMFLAGLQCALPLPAWAFNHASGISRMRPKQRYDLSIGYSPIRIDGREGVATAVNGRVPGPLIHLREGDDVVLNVTNHLPDTAHSSIHWHGILVPFPMDGVPGVNFAGIAPGETYEYRFRVKQAGTYWYHSHSRFQEQTGTYGPLIIDPEDGEPFSCDRDYPVVLSDWSFEDPETIFRHINLMGHYYNFQRRTIQDFMADVRERGLSATFAERLAWGKMRMSPVDLADVTAYTYTFLMNGHSPDMNWTALYDPGETIRLRFINASTMTNYDVRIPGLDMAVVMADGKAVRPVPVHEFRIGVAETYDVLVRPPGAQAFTIFAESLDRSGYTRGTLAPAKGMEASVPKLRPRPVRRLEDIGMGGMLHGGMDMDGKMGSAQGTAAGRGTDKGAGMEISDMDGSGPGMGHAAMNPPQDPRIPGPNGPTPFMPDKARSNVAMVIMNPRYRLDEPGLGLGDEGWRVLTYEDLVSNEPQPYSDTVDREMTIHITANMERYMFSFDGLKFSEHPGPYLFRHNERLRLFLVNHTMMDHPIHLHGMWMQLENGAEKLPFKHTVLSKPGEVLSVLITPIERGDWAFHCHLLYHMEAGMFQVVRVA; from the coding sequence ATGCACCAAAACGGCCATATGACACGCCGTCGATTTATGCAGGCTACCGGAGCAGGCATGTTCCTGGCTGGCCTTCAGTGTGCCTTGCCTCTGCCGGCCTGGGCTTTCAACCATGCCAGCGGGATCAGCCGTATGCGCCCCAAGCAGCGCTACGATCTGTCCATCGGTTACTCGCCGATCCGTATCGATGGGCGCGAGGGGGTCGCAACCGCCGTCAACGGCAGGGTGCCGGGGCCGCTCATCCACTTGCGCGAGGGAGACGACGTCGTCCTCAATGTAACCAACCATCTGCCTGACACGGCCCACTCCTCCATCCACTGGCACGGCATCCTGGTGCCCTTCCCCATGGACGGCGTGCCGGGGGTCAACTTTGCCGGCATCGCACCGGGCGAAACCTATGAATACCGGTTCCGGGTGAAGCAGGCCGGCACCTACTGGTACCACAGCCACTCCCGGTTCCAGGAGCAGACCGGGACCTACGGCCCGCTTATCATCGACCCGGAGGACGGCGAACCTTTTTCTTGCGATCGGGACTACCCCGTCGTTCTCTCCGACTGGTCCTTCGAAGACCCCGAGACGATTTTCCGCCACATCAACCTCATGGGTCATTATTACAATTTCCAGCGCCGGACCATTCAGGATTTTATGGCAGATGTCCGCGAGCGCGGCCTTTCGGCCACCTTCGCAGAACGCCTGGCGTGGGGGAAGATGCGGATGAGCCCCGTCGACCTGGCTGACGTAACCGCCTATACGTATACCTTTCTCATGAACGGCCACTCCCCGGACATGAACTGGACAGCCTTGTATGATCCCGGCGAAACCATCCGCCTGCGTTTCATCAACGCCTCCACCATGACCAACTACGATGTGCGCATTCCGGGGCTGGACATGGCGGTGGTCATGGCCGACGGCAAGGCGGTGCGCCCCGTCCCGGTACACGAGTTCCGCATCGGCGTGGCCGAGACCTATGACGTGCTGGTGAGGCCGCCCGGGGCACAGGCCTTCACCATTTTTGCCGAGTCACTTGACCGCAGCGGGTATACCCGCGGCACCCTGGCCCCGGCAAAAGGCATGGAGGCCTCCGTGCCAAAGCTGCGGCCCCGCCCGGTCAGGCGCCTCGAGGACATCGGCATGGGCGGCATGCTTCACGGCGGAATGGACATGGACGGCAAAATGGGCTCAGCCCAGGGAACCGCGGCGGGTCGCGGGACCGATAAGGGAGCGGGGATGGAAATCAGCGACATGGATGGGAGTGGCCCTGGCATGGGGCACGCCGCCATGAACCCGCCTCAGGACCCGCGGATCCCGGGCCCGAACGGACCCACCCCCTTCATGCCGGACAAAGCCCGGTCCAACGTGGCCATGGTGATCATGAACCCGCGCTACCGCCTGGATGAGCCAGGCCTCGGCCTGGGCGACGAGGGCTGGCGGGTGCTCACCTACGAGGATCTCGTCTCGAACGAACCCCAACCCTATTCCGACACCGTCGACCGGGAGATGACGATCCACATCACCGCCAACATGGAGCGCTACATGTTCTCTTTCGACGGTTTGAAATTCAGCGAACACCCGGGGCCCTATCTCTTCCGCCACAACGAGCGGCTGCGGCTTTTCCTCGTCAATCACACCATGATGGATCATCCCATTCACCTGCACGGGATGTGGATGCAGCTTGAAAACGGCGCCGAAAAACTCCCCTTCAAACACACCGTGCTCAGTAAACCGGGCGAAGTCCTCTCGGTCCTCATCACGCCCATTGAAAGGGGCGACTGGGCCTTCCACTGCCACCTCCTCTACCACATGGAGGCCGGCATGTTCCAGGTGGTGCGGGTCGCATGA
- a CDS encoding hypothetical protein (Evidence 5 : Unknown function) produces MAYYNEHIDMKINAKNLDATHKDSHYEDIRCMARNAEIEARFYSENRFRLIKMMMHQGLAPKYYKVHKFPIKALHDENQKADIICDI; encoded by the coding sequence ATGGCCTACTACAACGAACATATTGATATGAAGATTAACGCAAAAAATCTGGACGCGACGCACAAGGACAGTCATTATGAGGATATTCGTTGCATGGCCCGGAACGCCGAGATTGAAGCAAGATTTTATAGTGAAAATCGTTTCAGATTAATCAAAATGATGATGCATCAGGGGCTTGCGCCAAAATATTATAAAGTTCACAAATTTCCGATAAAAGCACTTCACGATGAAAACCAAAAAGCAGATATTATATGTGACATATAG
- a CDS encoding L-lactate dehydrogenase (fragment) gives MNTLGQSIAGTLGGHWVLTLIMIVSNPVDILTYVAIKISGYPMNRIIGSGTSLDTARFRFLLSQHCQVDPRNVNAYIIGEHGDSEVPVWSQVNIAGLPLSDYCTICGKNCSMDEKKSIFDQVKNAAYEIINRKGYTNFAIALALVKIINSILRDENSVLTVSSLIDNYYDLNNLFISIPCVLNKNGISKQIRINLHESEKYDLQSSGETIKSYIDKIDI, from the coding sequence GTGAATACCCTTGGGCAGAGCATTGCGGGCACGCTGGGGGGGCATTGGGTACTGACGCTCATCATGATCGTTTCCAATCCGGTGGACATCCTTACCTATGTTGCCATCAAAATTTCAGGATACCCCATGAACCGGATCATCGGTTCTGGAACTTCGCTTGACACAGCGCGGTTCAGGTTTCTCCTGAGCCAACATTGCCAGGTAGATCCACGGAATGTCAATGCCTATATCATTGGCGAGCATGGAGACAGCGAGGTCCCCGTATGGAGTCAGGTAAACATCGCGGGGCTTCCTTTGTCAGATTACTGCACGATATGCGGAAAAAACTGCTCCATGGATGAGAAAAAAAGTATTTTTGATCAGGTAAAAAATGCAGCATATGAAATTATCAACAGAAAAGGATACACAAATTTCGCCATAGCGCTAGCTTTAGTCAAAATTATAAACTCCATATTGAGAGATGAAAACAGTGTTCTGACGGTTTCAAGCCTCATAGACAACTATTACGATTTAAATAACCTTTTTATAAGCATTCCCTGCGTCTTAAACAAGAACGGGATATCGAAACAGATACGCATAAATCTGCATGAAAGTGAAAAATATGATCTGCAATCTTCCGGCGAAACGATTAAAAGCTACATCGACAAGATTGATATATGA
- a CDS encoding hypothetical protein (Evidence 5 : Unknown function) has product MSLSFHPEMVFLANLGVNLHVCLCGDLQVASAQALDFFNISQTGTRREAVGLSTRRV; this is encoded by the coding sequence TTGTCGTTATCTTTCCATCCGGAAATGGTCTTTTTGGCCAATCTCGGCGTCAATCTGCACGTTTGCTTGTGCGGCGACCTGCAGGTCGCCTCCGCGCAAGCGCTTGATTTCTTTAATATTAGCCAAACCGGGACCCGCCGCGAAGCGGTGGGACTGAGCACCCGAAGGGTGTAG
- the copB gene encoding Copper-exporting P-type ATPase B produces the protein MPSSDALNGHHRSESGAPDKGETHKNNTKGKAHAEHQKHHSHGGGADHHAHMVADFKRRFWISLAVSIPILLLSPMIQTFLGIRTALRFPGDVYLLWALSTGVFFYGGWPFLKGLFNELGKKQPGMMTLIAIAITTAYLYSSVVVFGLSGKVFFWELATLIDIMLLGHWIEMKSVMGASRALEELAKLMPSDAHKIMPDGGTKDIPIADLKEGDKVLIKPGEKIPVDGEVLDGESSVNEAMLTGESKPVEKRVGTKLIGGAINGEGSLTAEVQKTGKDSFLSQMISLVEEAQKSKSRSQDLANRAALWLTIIALSCGVLTLFLWLVIINRDFAFSLERTVTVMVITCPHALGLAVPLVVAVSTALSAKNGLLIRDRASFERGRNIKAIIFDKTGTLTKGEFGVTDTLLFSDDLSEGQLLAYAASIESHSEHPIAKGIAASTEKQPQVEDFKSIPGKGAQGKVEGKNIKIVSPGYLRENSISTDDERIEKFNSQGKTVVFVLVDDELKGAIALADIIRDESKEAISKLKGMGIRCMMLTGDNKAVAKWVSEEIGLDEYFAEVLPKDKAEKVKEVQSRGLITAMTGDGVNDAPALAQADVGIAIGAGTDVAVQTADIILVRSNPLDAVAILDLSRATFRKMVQNLAWATGYNAFAIPLAAGALYGYGVLLSPAMGAVLMSLSTVIVAINARFLRISK, from the coding sequence ATGCCAAGCTCTGACGCCTTAAATGGTCATCACCGTTCTGAATCAGGCGCTCCCGATAAAGGCGAAACCCACAAAAACAACACTAAAGGTAAGGCCCACGCTGAACACCAGAAACATCATTCCCATGGCGGCGGAGCTGACCACCACGCACACATGGTAGCCGATTTCAAGCGGCGCTTCTGGATTTCTTTGGCTGTCTCGATCCCTATCCTTCTGCTCTCCCCGATGATTCAAACTTTCCTCGGTATCCGGACTGCACTGAGATTTCCCGGTGATGTTTATCTCCTCTGGGCACTTTCAACAGGAGTCTTCTTTTACGGTGGATGGCCTTTCCTGAAAGGCCTCTTCAATGAATTGGGGAAGAAACAACCGGGGATGATGACCCTCATCGCCATAGCCATTACCACGGCCTACCTCTACAGCAGCGTCGTTGTATTCGGATTGAGCGGAAAGGTCTTTTTCTGGGAGCTGGCTACCCTGATCGATATCATGCTCCTGGGTCACTGGATCGAGATGAAATCGGTAATGGGGGCATCGCGCGCCCTGGAAGAGCTTGCCAAGCTCATGCCCTCCGACGCACACAAGATCATGCCCGATGGCGGTACGAAAGACATTCCCATTGCCGATCTGAAGGAAGGAGACAAAGTCCTCATCAAACCGGGCGAAAAGATACCCGTGGACGGGGAAGTATTAGATGGAGAAAGCTCAGTCAATGAGGCGATGCTCACCGGCGAATCCAAACCGGTCGAAAAGCGCGTTGGAACCAAGCTTATAGGTGGCGCGATCAATGGAGAAGGCTCCCTGACCGCTGAGGTTCAGAAAACCGGCAAGGATTCGTTCCTCTCGCAAATGATCAGCCTCGTCGAGGAAGCTCAGAAAAGTAAGTCGCGGAGCCAGGACCTTGCGAACCGGGCAGCTTTATGGTTGACGATCATCGCCCTCTCCTGCGGTGTGCTCACCCTATTTCTGTGGCTCGTCATCATCAACAGGGATTTTGCCTTCTCCCTGGAGCGGACGGTCACCGTCATGGTCATCACGTGCCCGCACGCCCTGGGCCTTGCCGTACCACTGGTTGTGGCGGTATCCACGGCCTTGTCCGCCAAGAACGGGTTGTTGATCAGGGATCGTGCATCCTTCGAGCGCGGGAGGAACATTAAAGCCATCATCTTCGACAAGACCGGGACGTTGACAAAAGGCGAGTTTGGTGTAACGGACACCTTGTTGTTTTCAGATGATTTGAGTGAGGGGCAACTGCTTGCCTATGCAGCTTCGATCGAAAGCCATTCTGAACATCCCATTGCGAAGGGAATTGCCGCTTCGACTGAAAAACAGCCCCAGGTGGAGGATTTCAAGTCCATCCCTGGGAAAGGAGCCCAGGGCAAGGTTGAGGGAAAGAACATCAAGATTGTCAGCCCTGGTTACCTGAGAGAAAACAGCATTTCGACGGATGACGAACGTATAGAAAAGTTCAACTCACAAGGCAAGACCGTTGTCTTCGTGTTGGTGGATGACGAACTGAAGGGTGCCATTGCACTTGCCGATATCATCAGGGACGAATCGAAGGAGGCCATCTCCAAATTGAAGGGGATGGGAATCAGGTGCATGATGCTTACAGGCGACAACAAGGCCGTTGCTAAATGGGTTTCTGAAGAAATCGGACTGGACGAATACTTTGCAGAAGTCCTTCCCAAGGACAAGGCTGAGAAAGTCAAGGAGGTGCAATCGAGAGGTTTGATCACCGCCATGACGGGCGACGGCGTCAACGACGCCCCGGCTCTTGCGCAGGCGGATGTGGGCATTGCCATCGGGGCAGGGACCGACGTAGCTGTCCAGACCGCTGACATTATCCTGGTCCGCAGCAACCCCCTCGATGCAGTGGCGATCCTGGACCTGTCACGGGCAACCTTTCGAAAGATGGTCCAAAATCTGGCTTGGGCAACCGGCTACAATGCCTTTGCCATTCCTCTCGCTGCAGGGGCTCTTTATGGTTATGGTGTGCTTCTCTCACCAGCCATGGGAGCGGTGCTGATGTCTCTCAGCACGGTTATCGTAGCCATTAACGCGCGGTTTCTGAGAATATCGAAGTAA
- a CDS encoding conserved exported hypothetical protein (Evidence 4 : Unknown function but conserved in other organisms) encodes MKKGIAVLAVVLFAGLALCVSDGNAQMGPAMMGGGYGPGYGGNYCPNCGQYLGPRGGYGMGPGMMGGGYGMGPGMMRRGYGMGPGMGPGMMGPGYGYGPQPQSQYGYGPQYQQPQKPLDKDQIKRQVEDYLRYTRNPNLKMGQITEKDDTYEVDIETKDGSLADKVLVDKYTGQMRSAY; translated from the coding sequence ATGAAAAAGGGAATTGCAGTTTTGGCAGTTGTTTTGTTTGCAGGGCTCGCGCTTTGTGTGTCTGACGGAAACGCCCAGATGGGCCCAGCGATGATGGGAGGAGGTTATGGTCCAGGCTATGGCGGTAACTACTGCCCCAACTGCGGCCAATATCTCGGCCCCCGTGGCGGCTACGGCATGGGTCCCGGAATGATGGGAGGCGGCTACGGCATGGGTCCCGGAATGATGCGAAGAGGGTATGGCATGGGTCCTGGAATGGGGCCAGGTATGATGGGACCGGGATATGGTTACGGCCCTCAACCCCAGTCCCAGTATGGTTATGGGCCTCAGTATCAGCAACCCCAGAAGCCTCTGGATAAAGACCAGATTAAGAGGCAAGTTGAGGACTACCTGAGGTACACAAGAAATCCCAACCTCAAAATGGGCCAGATCACGGAAAAAGACGACACTTACGAGGTAGACATCGAAACCAAAGACGGCTCCCTGGCGGACAAGGTCCTCGTGGACAAATATACGGGACAAATGCGATCCGCCTACTGA